The sequence AAATCACTGAAACCATATCTTCTTCCGCATTTTCACGTACATTTTGCTGTCCGGAAAAAGGATCAGAACCTTCAATAGGTCTGAACGTTCCTTTTCCTTCAATCTTAAAACTGCACTCGTCATAAAATCCGATGTTTCCGGCTCCGGCAGCGAAAAGGGCTTCTTTTAATGTTCCAGAATAGTCTTTCGGAACGTAAACATTTAATTGCTTTAAATTATTTTTTTAGGTTGAAGAATTTTTAAGTTTTTTAATCCCAAAAGATTGCAAATTCCGGCATTTACTCCATAAAAATCATTATCGAAAGCGGTGTGAATCGCATAGATGGCAACTTTATTTTCGATTGCTTTTAAAACTGCTCTTTCGACATAATTTTTTCCGGTCAAAGATTTTAAACCTGAAAAAATAATAGGATGAAAGCAAACAATCAAGTTACAGTTCTTGTGAATTGCTTCATCAACCACATTTTCTAAAGCATCGTGACATACAAGAATTCCTGATACATTTCTATCCGCCAAACCACATAGAAGTCCCACGTTGTCAAAGTCTTCAGCCTGAGGCATTGCGATGTATTTTTCTATCTCTGCAATTACTTTTTGTATTGTCATATTATTCTGTAAGTTTGTTTACGAAAATAGGGATTATTTGCTAAATTTAAAAAAACTCTGATCATGGAAAGAGAACATAATCTTGTTCCCGGAGATAAGCTCTGGAAAAGATTTTTGTACCGAATTATTTACCGCTCTGATACTAAGCTCGGGAAATTGTTTGACATTGTTCTGCTTTGTCTTATTTTGGTAAGCACCTTTATCATTATGATGGAAAGCGTCCCTAAATTGGACAAAAAATTTCACATTTATTTTATCATTTCAGAATGGGTGATTTCTGTGTTTTTTTCTGCAGAATATTTTACGAGAATTGCTGTCTTAAAAAACAAAAAGCATTACATATTCAGTTTTTTCGGAATTATTGATTTTCTATCTCTCGTACCTTTTTATTTGAGCTTCCTCTTTCCTGTGACAAAATATTTTCTGATTTTCAGAATGCTGAGAATGCTTAGAGTTTTCAGGGTATTTAATCTTCTGGATTTTATGAATGATGGTTTTGTCATTGTGAGAGCTTTGAAAAACAGTTCGCGAAAGATTTACATTTTCCTTTTATTTTTAATTATATTTTCGGTAATCGTCGGTTCGTTGATGTTTATGGTTGAAGGCGGTAGACAAGGCTTCGAGACAATTCCTCAATCAATCTATTGGGCAGTGGTTACGGTGACAACGGTTGGTTATGGTGATGTTTCTCCTATCACGCCGACGGGGAAATTCTTTGCAGTGATATTGATGTTGGCAGGTTATTCCATTATTGCGGTTCCTACGGGAATTGTAACAGCCGAGATGAGAAACAAAAGACAAAACCTTGAATTAATCTGCGAACGTTGCGGAAACGAAGATATTGACGATGATGCAAGGTATTGCAAACAGTGTGGCAAGAAATTAGCATAGAGTTTAATATCTATTAATCTAATACCCAAAAAATCATGGAACCACAAAAGAAAAACAGACCCAACAGTTTAGTGATTATCTTATTTGCTTTAATTATCTTGATGATTATCATCTACTTTATACTCGTGATGTTTTTCCCGACTGTATTTGATCTTATGAATACAGGAGAAATAAAACCAGTTTCACCAAACGAATAAACTTTTTTTTAAACATAAAAAATGTGACAGTCAATTGATTGCCACCTTTTTTATTGCTATTTAATTTTACTTTTTAATTATTTTTAATGATTGTTTAGAACCATCTTTCATCAGTAAACTTAAAATATACATTCCTGATTTTAATTGATCTAAATGAATAAATGAAGCCGGATTTTCAATTGTTTTTAAATGACGACCCAACAAATCAATTACTGAAACGGATTTGATATTTTTGAAATCTGAAATATGGATACTGTCTGTAAAAGGATTTGGATAAACTTTCACTTTAGTTTTCACCTCATCAACGTCTGTAGCTGATAAAACTCCGCTTACCATACTGATGGTGAATGCATCTTCTGCTTCATCACTAACATCATTATAATTTCCTACATTGACATAGTATGTCGTTCCAGCAACACTAGCTACAGATAAGACCTCTATCTCTCCATCACCGGCATCATCTACCGTATCAAAACAATTTAAAGCAGTACAGCTTCCTGTGAAAACTCCGATTTGAGGATCAAAATAACTTCCTGCAGGCATCGTAACAATGATATCGACGTTACTCCCATTTCCTACAAATGTAAACCAAGTTCCGTCATTCATTCTATCAATTGTTCCATTACTACAAGCATTTAAAAAACCAGAGTTATTCGTTGCTCCTAAAGCATCAGATTGTGTGTAAGAATACGGAAATGATGTAGCAACCAATGCCCCAGAACAAGCATCATTAACAGGCGGCGGCGGAACTGTTCCCACACATATGTCGAAACTATTATTACTTCCTGCACCTGCAGCACT comes from Chryseobacterium sp. 3008163 and encodes:
- a CDS encoding ion transporter, giving the protein MEREHNLVPGDKLWKRFLYRIIYRSDTKLGKLFDIVLLCLILVSTFIIMMESVPKLDKKFHIYFIISEWVISVFFSAEYFTRIAVLKNKKHYIFSFFGIIDFLSLVPFYLSFLFPVTKYFLIFRMLRMLRVFRVFNLLDFMNDGFVIVRALKNSSRKIYIFLLFLIIFSVIVGSLMFMVEGGRQGFETIPQSIYWAVVTVTTVGYGDVSPITPTGKFFAVILMLAGYSIIAVPTGIVTAEMRNKRQNLELICERCGNEDIDDDARYCKQCGKKLA